The stretch of DNA TCTCTGACACATACCCTACCACACCCTCGGATGCACCCCGAATACGTAAGATGGCATCACCCGCATTTTGGGCGTAACCAACACCTTGGTTTACCGAATCAACCACCTGATTCATGCGGCTGACCGCACGATTGGCGCCATCCTGAATTTGAGTCACCGTCGCAGTAATTTCATGAGTTGAATTACTGGTGCGCTCGGCCAATTTACGCACTTCATCGGCCACCACAGCAAAACCACGCCCCTGCTCCCCTGCACGCGCGGCCTCAATGGCAGCATTGAGTGCCAATAAATTAGTTTGATCCGCAATATCTTTAATCACGCCTAACACAGCCTGAATTTGCTGACTTTGCTCACGCAAGGCGGTGATCTCACCGGCGGCCTCATTGACTGTACTGGAAATGCTATTGATTTCAGTCACGGTAGCCTGAATTACCTGCTCGCCTTCAGCGGCCAAATGCCCTGATGACTCGGCATTCTGATCTGCATCGCGTGCACGCTCGGCAACATGATTAATACTAACGGTGACTTCCTCCACCGTTGCAGCCATGTGCGCAGCCGCCTCGCTTGAATTGGCCGCCACGAGCGAAAGCTCGCTAGAAGCGTCCACCATTTGATGCGCGGAATGCGTCATATCGCGAATATTCTGACTAATACTGCCAAAACTTTGCTGCACGGTATTGAGCAAGCGATTAAATGCAATCACCAACTCACCAATCTCATCCTTGCCTGCCGCTGGCACGCGATGAGTAAAATCGAGCGAAGATTCAATATGACTCACGGCTCGTAAAGTCTGGCGCAAAGGTTCGCGGATAGCGCGCAAGATCCATAGCCCTAAGCCCATCACCGCGGCAGTGGCGATCACCGCCAAGGTTATAAACAAGGTAATCGAGTGTGAAGCCCCATTCTTGGCCTGTGCCACGCTTGCGCTAGCATGCTGCTGATTAAATTCAATTACCTTGCGTAAATCGGCAATCAGGCGGCGATTCAGCGAAGCCCCCTGCCCGTCAGCCAACGCAAAGGCGCCAGTATTATCACGCGCTTTCGAGCGCTGCACGACTTTCAAAAACACTTCCTGATATTGGCCATAACTTTCTTTAAGTTTGGCAAATAACTCTTGCTCCTGCTGATCGATTAATAAGCTTTGGTAGCGCACCAATAACTGATCGATCTGCTGATTACGTTGCAGTAATTGCTGCTCAACCTCGCTTTTCTGCTGATCATTTGGCGCCAAAATGTGGGCAAACATCGCAATGCGATTTTGACTGATCGCAGCATCCAGATCGTTGATCAACACTAAGCTGGGGACCACATTGCTATCGAGCGAAGTAAATTGATCAACGTCTTGCTTAAGTTTGTAGCTCCCCAAGGCGGCCAGAGCGACTAGCGCCAATAAGGCAACCGCAATCATGGCGAGTAAACGCTGGCTGATATTCATGATGCAGGCCCCTTTGCCCAAGGCTAAATTCGAAATTCAGCATAGCCAAAGACTGCCAACTTACCCAGCAAAAAGGCATCCGATTACCGGCCACCTACCTTAGGGCCACAAGCTACTACCCACAAACTACCACCACCGGTGAAAATGATGCACCGGGCCGATGCCGTGCCCTACTTGCAGACGTTCGGCATTGGCAATAGCCTCCAGCAGCCACGCCTTGGCATCGCGCACGGTTTCGACCCAGTCGGCGCGTTGGGGACGCAAGGCGGTTAAGGCCGCCGACAAGGTGCAACCGGTGCCGTGGGTATGGCGGGTGGCAATACGGGCAGCGGGGAAATTCACCTCAGCATCTGCGGTAATCAGCCAATCCGGGCACTGCTCGCCGCCCAAATGCCCCCCTTTCATCAGCACCGCTTGCGCTCCGGCAGCCAGCAAGGCGCGGCCTTGTTCACGCATTTGCGCTTCAGTGGTGGCCTCCCTCGCACCAAGCAAGGCGGCGGCCTCTGGCAAGTTGGGCGTGATGATGCTGGCTAGCGGCAGCAATTGCTCACGCAGCGCATCGACCGCTGCGGGATCTAGCAGGGCATGCCCGCCTTTGGCAATCATCACGGTATCTAGCACGATATACCTAGACTGGTATTTGCGCAGGCTGGCGGCCACAGCCGAGATAATGTCGGCATTGGCCAACATGCCCATTTTGACTGCGTCAACGCGAATATCACTAAATACCGCATCACACTGCGCGGCAATAAACTCTGGCGGCACCGGATGCACCGCACTAACACCTTGGGTATTTTGTGCGGTCAAGGCGGTGAGCACACTCATGCCATAGGCGCCTAAGGCCGAAAAGGTTTTCAAATCGGCCTGTATACCTGCACCACCGCCCGAATCAGAGCCGGCGATCGTTAAAGCATGGGAAATTGCGCCGGTTTCGGTGTTACTTGAGCTCATGTTTGATTTCCTGAAAATTCAACTCAATTCACTATCAATTTGCGTTCGATTGCGCACGTGCCGCTTGCAGCTCTGCGCCCAGATTGCGCGTCGCCAGCGCCACATCGGCTTGCCCGCAAATCGCCGACACCACCGCCACGCCATCAGCCCCGGCGGCAATCAGCGGCGCGATCTTGCCGCTACCAATGCCGCCAATCGCCACAGCCGGTAGCGATCCGGTGCTGGCAAACATCGCGGCCATTTCAGCGGAGCTAATCACCGGCAAGGCGTCTTTTTTGGTACTGGTTGGATAAACCGGGCCAACACCGATGTAATCAATGCAATTGGCAATCTCGGGCGTCAGCAGTTGCTCAACATTGGCCAGATTATTGGTCGACAAGCCGACAATTTTGTTCGGGCCAATCAGTTGGCGCACCACCTGTACTGGAATATCACTTTGCCCAACGTGCACGCCATCGGCATCGACCGCCAGCGCAATATCAACGTGATCGTTGATAATCAGCGGCACATTCAATGGTGCAAGCACCGCTTTTAGCTGCTGCGCACATTGCAACCACAGGCCTTTTTTCCAATTCGGCGCGCGCAACTGCACCACCGTGGCACCATTTTGCGCGGCGATTTTGGCCGTTTCCACCATCGCCGCCTCGCCGCCACACAAATCGGGATCGAGCACCAGATACAGGCTGACATCAATTTTGGCTTTGTTCAGCTCAGCACTCATACACCCACCTGCCGCAATTGATTCGGATGGATAATATGCAGCGCATCCAAAAATGGCGCCACAAACGTCCCCGGGCCATCGGCGCATTCAACAGCGCGCTCGCCAGCCAAAGCAATCAACGCGCAAGCCGCAGTCACCGCATCGAGCCGATTGGGCGCATCCGCCACAAATGCCGCCACCACTGCCGACAATGCGCATCCAGTCCCCACTACTTTAGTCATCAATGGATGGCCCAACTCTACCGACCAGGTTTTCTCGCCATCGGTGATGTAATCAATCGCGCCTGTCACCGCCACAATCGCGCCCGTTGCCTGAGCCAGTGCTTGTGCCGCGCTAAGCGCCGCATTCGAACTCGCCGTACTATCCACGCCTTTACCAACATGATTGCTTTGCGCCAAGCCCATGCCAGCGGCCAGCGCGATGATTTCCGAACCATTGCCACGAATCGCTGCGGGTTTGAGTGCCAACATCGCCTTGGCGGCCTCGGTGCGATAGCTCAACACCCCCACCGCCACTGGGTCGAGCACCCAAGGCGTGCCTGCGGCGTTGGCGGCGGCAATTGCCAGATTCATAGACTCAAGGCGCTCGGCGTACAAGGTACCGACATTAATCAGCAGCGCATCGGCAATCGCCGCAAAATCGGCCACTTCTTCCTTGGCCACCACCATCGCGGGCGACGCCCCCACTGCCAATAGGGTATTGGCTGTAAAGCATTGCACCACTTCATTAGTAAGCACATGCACCAGCGGGGTATTTGCCCGCACGCGCTGTAATTCATCGGCCAGCAAGGTAAATGGGAATTCTGAAATCGGGGTCGTCATTATCGATACATCCTTTGAAATCGCCCATGTGCACTTTGCCTGATATATGACAAAGAAATCACTGAGCCACTAGCTATGATGTGCTTATTGTAACGCGCCACCGGATGATGGGTTTGATCTGAATGCTGTGTTTTGATCCTGCTACACGCTGGAAAAATGATGCCCACTTCGCAATGAGTATCATCGAACAACATTACATGCTGCCGTAACCCCCTGTGCCAGCCTTGCTGCGGGATTGGTAAAACTCACGACAACAGCATCTAATTGTTTGACCTTGCTCACATTGCGGTGCGTCATGATTCCCTACAATCAATGTCAATGATGATTTAAGGAGAAGGTCATGGCGGACTTGACCACACAATTTCTGGAGCTACCGTTAAAAAACCCATTGATGAATGCATCAGGGGTATGGTGCAGCGTAGCTTCACAGCTAGAAGCGCTGGCTGAATCCGCCGCAGGGGCCATGGTGAGCAAGAGCTGCACCTTACAGCCCCGCGATGGCAATCCTGAGCCGCGTTATCGTGTCATCAATGGCGAACGCACTTTCGGCAGCATCAATTCAATGGGCCTACCCAATGAAGGTTTCGCCTATTATCTACGCTATGCACAGCGGCATGATTACGAGCAAAAACCGTTGTTTATGTCGATCTCGGGGCTGACGCTAGACGACAACCTCACGATGGTCGATAGCTTAAAAGATGCGGTGATCCCCGCGCTACTAGAAGTCAATTTGTCATGCCCCAATGTGCCGGGCAAATCGCAAATTGGCTATGATTTTGATGCGATGGATACGCTGCTCGCCGAAGTCTCATCGGGCTATCAGCGCCCATTTGGCGTCAAATTGCCCCCGTATTTTGATATGGCGCACTTTGATGAAGCGGCTGAAATTCTCAATCGCTATCCATTAGTGGCCTTTGTGACCTGCATTAACTCGATTGGCAACGCACTGGTCATTGATATCGACAGCGAAACCACACTAATCAAACCGAAAGACGGCTTTGGTGGCTTGGGCGGCGATTATGTATTGCCAACCGCGCTGGCGAACGTCAACGCGTTTTACCGTCGTTGCCCGGAAAAAACCATCATCGGCTGCGGCGGCGTGAAATCGGGCACCGAAGCCTTCTTGCACTTATTAGCTGGCGCGACGCTAGTGCAAATTGGTACGAGTTTGTATGAAGAAGGCCCGGGCATTTTCCCGCGCGTGCTCGACGAATTGGCTGCGATTATGGACGATAAAGGCTATAAAACCATCGCCGACTTCCGTGGCAAGTTGAAAACCATCGCCTAATTAACGTTGCCTGAAATACAAAAAGCCGTCACATTGATTGACGGCTTTTTTATTAGTATTCCACTGGAACTGGATCAAGGCTACGCCATAAATACCACGTCGCCACTGAGCACCATGGCTGCCACAGCTGAGCGAGTTGTTTTAGCTCGGCGCGCGGTTTGCGCTCGCCATTGTGATAATGCTCGGCGATGCCGCGAATGAGGCCAATATCGTCGAGCGGCAGCACATTGGGGCGGGCAAGATAAAAAATCAGGAACATTTCGGCCGTCCAGCGGCCGATGCCGCGGATCGACACCAGCTCTTTGATTACCGCTTCATCATCCCAAGCGAGCCAAGCAGTCGGGTCAAGTCGACCTTCAACATGATGGCGCGCTAAATCGCTGAGATACTCGACTTTACGTTGCGTCAAGCCGCACGCGCGCAGTGCATCCACATCGGTGGCTAACACCGCTGCACTGCTCACTTCACCTAAGCAAGCCACCAGCCGATTCCAGATTGAATCGGCGGCTTTCACCGAAATTTGCTGGCCCACAATCGAGCGCGCCAGCGTATGAAAAGCATCGCCACGCGTGCGCAAGCTGACATCAGGGTATTGCGCGATCAGCTGCGCCATCACCGGATCGGCCACGGCTAATTCCAGCGTGGCCTGCGACCAGTAATCGGGTTTATCGAGCGGAGGAGTCAATGCGCTATCAGCCTATTAATCGCCAGCGACGGTCATGCGTTCAATCAAAATCGCGCCGACCTTGCGGCTGCTGGAAGCAAGTGCATCGTCACCAATTGCAACGATGCGCTGGTACATCTCGCGTAAATTGCCTGCAATGGTGATTTCTTCAACCGGATATTGAATCACGCCGTTCTCAACCCAGAAACCGGCCGCGCCGCGTGAGTAATCACCGGTCACCATATTGATGCCATGACCGAGCAATTCGGTCACCAGCAGACCGGTGCCCATTTTGGCCAACAGGCTGCTTGCGACATCAGTTGGCGCAACAAATAAATTATGCGGGCCACCGGCATTACCAGTTGTATCCATCCCCAGCTTGCGTGCAGAATAGCTTCCAAGGAAATACCCCTGCTGAACGCCTTTGTCGACAACCGTACGCGCCGACGTGGCTACGCCTTCGGCATCAAACGCGCCGCTGGCAAAACCACGTGGCGTGAATGGATCTTCAGTAATCGTCACACACGGCGCAAATACCGGCTGACCCAAGCTATCGACGAGGAAACTTGATTTGCGATACAAGCTGCTGCCCGATACCGCACTCACCCAATGCCCAATCAGCGAACTGGCGACGCTGGCTTCAAACAGCACCGGATATTCACCGGTTTTCAGGCGGCGCGCGCCCAGACGGCGCACGGTGCGCTCGCCGGCTTTGCGGCCCACGGCGGCGGCGGCTTCCAAATTGCTGGCTGCGCGGGCGGCGGTATACCAGTAATCGCGCTGCATGCCGCTATCGTCTTCGGCAATGACTGCAGCCGATACGCTATAGCGCG from Chitinibacter fontanus encodes:
- a CDS encoding methyl-accepting chemotaxis protein, with the protein product MNISQRLLAMIAVALLALVALAALGSYKLKQDVDQFTSLDSNVVPSLVLINDLDAAISQNRIAMFAHILAPNDQQKSEVEQQLLQRNQQIDQLLVRYQSLLIDQQEQELFAKLKESYGQYQEVFLKVVQRSKARDNTGAFALADGQGASLNRRLIADLRKVIEFNQQHASASVAQAKNGASHSITLFITLAVIATAAVMGLGLWILRAIREPLRQTLRAVSHIESSLDFTHRVPAAGKDEIGELVIAFNRLLNTVQQSFGSISQNIRDMTHSAHQMVDASSELSLVAANSSEAAAHMAATVEEVTVSINHVAERARDADQNAESSGHLAAEGEQVIQATVTEINSISSTVNEAAGEITALREQSQQIQAVLGVIKDIADQTNLLALNAAIEAARAGEQGRGFAVVADEVRKLAERTSNSTHEITATVTQIQDGANRAVSRMNQVVDSVNQGVGYAQNAGDAILRIRGASEGVVGYVSEISAAIGEQSSASTAIALQVEQIAKMAGDTSGAAQQAASSASQLCALADAVQQTVGRYRI
- the thiD gene encoding bifunctional hydroxymethylpyrimidine kinase/phosphomethylpyrimidine kinase, with amino-acid sequence MSSSNTETGAISHALTIAGSDSGGGAGIQADLKTFSALGAYGMSVLTALTAQNTQGVSAVHPVPPEFIAAQCDAVFSDIRVDAVKMGMLANADIISAVAASLRKYQSRYIVLDTVMIAKGGHALLDPAAVDALREQLLPLASIITPNLPEAAALLGAREATTEAQMREQGRALLAAGAQAVLMKGGHLGGEQCPDWLITADAEVNFPAARIATRHTHGTGCTLSAALTALRPQRADWVETVRDAKAWLLEAIANAERLQVGHGIGPVHHFHRWW
- the thiE gene encoding thiamine phosphate synthase, producing the protein MSAELNKAKIDVSLYLVLDPDLCGGEAAMVETAKIAAQNGATVVQLRAPNWKKGLWLQCAQQLKAVLAPLNVPLIINDHVDIALAVDADGVHVGQSDIPVQVVRQLIGPNKIVGLSTNNLANVEQLLTPEIANCIDYIGVGPVYPTSTKKDALPVISSAEMAAMFASTGSLPAVAIGGIGSGKIAPLIAAGADGVAVVSAICGQADVALATRNLGAELQAARAQSNAN
- the thiM gene encoding hydroxyethylthiazole kinase, which gives rise to MTTPISEFPFTLLADELQRVRANTPLVHVLTNEVVQCFTANTLLAVGASPAMVVAKEEVADFAAIADALLINVGTLYAERLESMNLAIAAANAAGTPWVLDPVAVGVLSYRTEAAKAMLALKPAAIRGNGSEIIALAAGMGLAQSNHVGKGVDSTASSNAALSAAQALAQATGAIVAVTGAIDYITDGEKTWSVELGHPLMTKVVGTGCALSAVVAAFVADAPNRLDAVTAACALIALAGERAVECADGPGTFVAPFLDALHIIHPNQLRQVGV
- a CDS encoding dihydroorotate oxidase — protein: MADLTTQFLELPLKNPLMNASGVWCSVASQLEALAESAAGAMVSKSCTLQPRDGNPEPRYRVINGERTFGSINSMGLPNEGFAYYLRYAQRHDYEQKPLFMSISGLTLDDNLTMVDSLKDAVIPALLEVNLSCPNVPGKSQIGYDFDAMDTLLAEVSSGYQRPFGVKLPPYFDMAHFDEAAEILNRYPLVAFVTCINSIGNALVIDIDSETTLIKPKDGFGGLGGDYVLPTALANVNAFYRRCPEKTIIGCGGVKSGTEAFLHLLAGATLVQIGTSLYEEGPGIFPRVLDELAAIMDDKGYKTIADFRGKLKTIA
- a CDS encoding DNA-3-methyladenine glycosylase family protein — protein: MTPPLDKPDYWSQATLELAVADPVMAQLIAQYPDVSLRTRGDAFHTLARSIVGQQISVKAADSIWNRLVACLGEVSSAAVLATDVDALRACGLTQRKVEYLSDLARHHVEGRLDPTAWLAWDDEAVIKELVSIRGIGRWTAEMFLIFYLARPNVLPLDDIGLIRGIAEHYHNGERKPRAELKQLAQLWQPWCSVATWYLWRSLDPVPVEY
- the pmbA gene encoding metalloprotease PmbA encodes the protein MSEFSFSESALRQLASQVLDIAKQQGASACDVEVSEGSGQNVSVRLDEVETIEYNRDKGVSVTVYLGQQKGHASSSDFSPQALADTVKAALAIAKYTAADEFAGQADPKRLCTVFPDLDLYHPWDLSVENAIELARECEQAALAVDERIDNSDGATVSTSASRWVYGNSQGFIGAGTSTRYSVSAAVIAEDDSGMQRDYWYTAARAASNLEAAAAVGRKAGERTVRRLGARRLKTGEYPVLFEASVASSLIGHWVSAVSGSSLYRKSSFLVDSLGQPVFAPCVTITEDPFTPRGFASGAFDAEGVATSARTVVDKGVQQGYFLGSYSARKLGMDTTGNAGGPHNLFVAPTDVASSLLAKMGTGLLVTELLGHGINMVTGDYSRGAAGFWVENGVIQYPVEEITIAGNLREMYQRIVAIGDDALASSSRKVGAILIERMTVAGD